A single Candidatus Eremiobacteraceae bacterium DNA region contains:
- a CDS encoding GntR family transcriptional regulator: MSKHTDNLTFVDLHLDRSSGTPLHRQMYAQIRDLIVEGRLTAGRSLPSSRAIASTFDVSRSTVVVAFEQLAMEGYVSGRVGDA, translated from the coding sequence CGAAGCATACGGACAACCTCACCTTCGTCGATCTGCACCTTGATAGAAGTTCGGGCACGCCGCTTCACCGCCAGATGTACGCCCAAATACGGGACCTGATCGTCGAGGGGAGACTGACCGCCGGCCGTTCGTTGCCGTCATCCCGGGCGATCGCTTCGACGTTCGACGTATCGCGAAGCACGGTCGTCGTCGCGTTCGAGCAGCTCGCTATGGAAGGCTACGTCAGCGGACGGGTCGGCGATGC